The Triticum aestivum cultivar Chinese Spring chromosome 4B, IWGSC CS RefSeq v2.1, whole genome shotgun sequence sequence CCAAACAGGACGGCGGATGTCGTGCAGCAGctggaccggggggggggggggggggggggggggttggtgggAGGGGGCAAATGAGTCCACATGACAAAGCATTCTCTGAGGTCATTGTTTGTATCATTTTCCTCATAATTTAACATGTCACATATGTTAGATTCTCTTGTAAAAATACACGAAACTCCTTTGTTTTCTTCCGGAAActagaatctgctaattcttctgGGAACTTGAAGATCATATTGATGTCTTAGACGTTTTAATGTGACCGTTGTCACTTCGAACTAAGATGTCGGAGAAGCGACAACTATACAACATAGATTGCACACGGTTAATTTTAAATTGGGAGAAAAGCTTTGGAATTTGTAAAACAGCCGGTTTCTTGTGTTATACAGTCGTTAATGCTGTTTTCCCCCACTTCTATACCAGTACATGTCAGAGAACTACAACCTGGGAAGAACATGCCAAAATGCCGTTTAAGCAACATGCCAGAACAAAGTACCAGGACAGAATTATGCTGAATTGAATTTGTAGCCCGCAGCATATCAGAAACTAAGCTGGAAAAAAGGAAAATACACATCCACGAGAGGAGAATATAAAGTACTCACAAATGAAAGAATTTTATATTCGTAATAATCTCGTCACAAGATTACATCGCAATGTCGTGTAACCTTTCCTCCGTCTACAATAAAAGAATCTCAGAAACACTGAAACTGTATAGACAAAGTAGAGTAGCAGGGTCATCGCTGCCTCTAGAAAACGATGGCGGCGGCGACCGCTCCGGCCACTGCAACGAAGCTGGCGGCGGACGAGTACACGGCAGAGCTCGCGGGAGTGCCGGTGGGGGCACCGACGGGGGCGCCGGAGGGCGTGGCGGAGACCGTGGAGGGTGTCATCGCGGAGGGAGCGTCGGTCGGCGCGTCGGTGGGCGGGGCCGGCGGAGAGGCCATCGGGGACGGCGACGCGGCGGTGGGCGGGGTGGAGACCGGCGCAGGGGCGGTtgccggagacctcgccggaggtgCAGGGAGCGGTGCCATCCTGGGCGCCGGTATGGGACCCTGcgcggcggtggcgacggcgaggagggcgatggtggcggcgagcaCGGCGAAGCGAGCCATCTGGTAGCTGCTGACGGTGATTTGGAGAGGAGATGAGATGGGATGCTTAGGCTCTGTGTGTAGAAGCTGTACTTGAGCTGCGAGTTGTGAATTGGGATGGGAGGCTGGTATTTATAGAGGCGATTCTAAAATGTCGGTTAAGGTAGGCAACAGCTGTAACGCTCGAGACTCGGGCTGTCGTCATGGGCAGAAACGACGCGAGAGAGCAGGCTGTCAGCGTTACAGGTGGAGATCTTGGCGCGCGGGGACGGCGCCGCGCAAAGTTGATCCCTTCACGCAGCGGCACCGCGTCGTGGGCAGCTGCTGCCTCCAACGTCAAGATTGGATCTTTATAATAAGGCCAGTACTAGGCGCCGGCGGCGCTAGGTTCGGCCGGTCCGGCCCCAGCCGTTGGATCTGGTACAGTACAGCCGTCCAAAAAACATTATTCGGCCCGGTCTAGCCTTTCCTTGACCCGTCTTCTTCCTCCCAACGAATCCCAAAAAAATCCCCACGCCGCTGCTTCGGCGGCTCCGCCTTCGTGTGCAGCTCGGCGAGGGGAACGGCTGCCGGCCGTCGGCCGCTTGCACCTCTATTCCTTGTAGCCCCTCTGCTGCTCGCCGGAGAACCTTCTCGCTAGTTAATTTTCAGTTGCAAGCTCCACCTCAGACGGTTGCAACTCCCCCCGTCGACGCTCCATGGTTGCGGCACCCAATGTGTCGCCGCCGCCACTCGTCGTCGATGCTCGCTACGACCGACGACCACCAGTAAACGACATTGAGTGGATGTAGCAAAATACATCGTTGGTAGTAGCAAAAAACACTAGTGGTGGCCACAAAAAAAGAAATTGGTCGCCGGCGTCACAGCTCCGCCACCATGGATGTAGCAAATTACCTCACCGATAGTAGCAACATCAGACGACAGTTGCTGCAAAAAGAAATTTGGTCGCCGGCATCGCAGCTCCGCCACCATGGATGTAGCAAATTACCTCGCCGATAGTAGCAAAATCAGACGACGGTTGCAGCAAAAATGTCACCGTCGTCGCGGGGTCGCAGGTCCGCCATGATGAATGTAGCAAAATCGTTTGCCGGTTGCAGCTTTTTGCGCCGCTGCTTCCAGCTTTTTGCTTCGATGGTTCCAACATTGGTAGCGACGGCGCGGTTGCAGCTCGCCGACCATCGATTGTAGCATCGCCGACCGTCGATTGGCCGCTGTGCAGGTAGCTTTTTCATTGGCCGCTTCCAGCAAAAACCTAGCCGGTTGCAGCACCGGAGCCTGCCATCTCCATCACCGGCAACGCTGGTTGTAACTTTTCGCCGGCATGCTTCCAGCAAAAAAGCCAGCCGTCGCAGCACCGGAGCGTGTCTTCTCCATCACCGACGGCTGCTGGTTTGCAGCGCCGCTTGATTGTTGTCTGGTCAACGCCATGGCTGTTCCAGCTCGCCGGGGAAGATTGCCGTGGTGTGGCTGACCATGGCTGGCAAGGAGTGGTTGCGGTGAGCGGGGATTAGAATCAGAGAGATTGGGGAAGGAAGAGATTGGGAAACGAATGGATGTGCTAAACCGAGGAAAGGATATAAAAGGATAAGGGGAGGCGGTGGGATGGACCCAGATGCCCACGTGAAGCGATCAAAAGGTACGTGACGCGGCGTGATCGGCCGGTCTGCCGTACGCAAACGTTTCCCTTATAATAAGTAAAACCAGGGGAAGGTCCAACGACTAGTTTCGAGACACGTTGCGTCCAACGTCAAGATTGGGTCCAACGACTAGTCAGCTGCTGCATCACGTACGTTTGGTAGTCCGTGGTCGGTAGGCCAGTAGAAAATTGTGGAGAATTTTGCCTTTGGTACTACGAAGAGTAAGCCAAATCTCCAAATCGCAGAGGGAAAGTGTCAACTCCACAATCGTTTTGGCCTCTAGATCACTGGCTAGGGTTTGCACCATGCGTACAAGTCAGGGACGAGAAGTTCTACGAGTTTCTTAATTGGTATGAATACAATGCATAACATATGGTAAAGTGTCAGTACAAAAAATGCACTACAGCACAATGCATTAGGGATGAGGTGCAGTATGCTGTAAAAAGGAGTGAATTCTAGTTTTACCCCTACTTTGACATTTTGACGCACATGACACAATTTTGTAGGTTTTCATGGGGATTAGGGCATCTTGAACGGCGACCGCAAATTTGCTCCGACATCCGTCTGCGTACAGAGGGAGACCAGTCCGCGGGCCAGAGCTGGCCGTCCAACGCTGCCCGCATATGTTTCAAGCATTTTTTAACAAACCGGAtgaaaattcatgcaaacacggcggatTTCATACAAACCAGTCGAAGCATTTACATTATGGACATATTTAACTAAAAAAAGGTAAAACTATCTGCACGTCCGGCCGCGCGAAGCTCCACTCCCACGACACGGCCGGACACTACACTAGTCTACGGCCAGCCGCGGCGGATTCCTTTGTCTTCCCACACTAGGAAAACCCGTATAGGTAACTACCTAATAGTGGGACGGGTTATATGGGACCCGCTACTGCTACTTAGGAGTAGCGCACTTAAAAACCACGCGCTACTAGTATGGTATGGTAGTAGCGCAGGCTGGGCGGGCCATCGCTACTGCTAAGTGGACCCtaccgtgccccccccccccctgaacatgtagtagtagtagtgcgGACTGTAAAATTTGTGCTACTACTATGTATAGACGAGCCCAGCTGGTGGCCccccttagtagtagcgcgggcccAAGGCTGCGCTACAACTATGGGGTGTAGTAGTAGCGTCGGTCCCGTGCCCCTGCTACTACTATGTTCCACTTATTACCGGAGCAGCCGCCCGTCCCCCCTCCCATCCCACCTCTCTCGCAGCGCCCACATTCAACCGCTGGCATCTCGGACCTGTCCACCGATCTGCTCGCATTGCAGCCATCCCTGCGTCTCCGGCATCCCTTTGAGGTAactctcctccctccttcctccccttcCTCCACTCTTCCTGGAGGCCCGGGTCCGGCTGGCTGGCTGGTGGCGCCGGGGCGCCGAGGTATAAACCCTAGCCACTACTGAGTGGTTCGCCTATTTCCCCCTTTAATTTCTTGGGCAATAGAAACCCTAGCTAGTTCCCCTCCAATTTGTGCTTAGTTGATGAAATCTCTGAGTTTTCAGTGTTCTTGAGTCTCTGATCATCACACAACCGACCTCAAATATAGTGCTTCACTTTCACTATGCATAAGAGAGCGTGATGTGTGAAACTCTGCAGCGGTGTTTGTTTAGCTCAGGTTGGCCTCGATGTCATGTTAGTATTGTGTTTGTTGTAAACTATGCACAAGTTAAGGCATTTTTCTTAATTAAAGAGATGAGGCAAACATTTCGTCTTCATTTCTAAAACAATTTCTTTAGATGGTCTATGTTGCTTATTTAAAAGTAGTTGTTATTCACTCCTAACCTAACTTGTTTATTTAAAATTGACAACTTATTTTCCATCTCCGAGAATTACATTGAAGATAGTAGACGAGATCTATTACACTGGCTCAGAGCGTACTTGGGGGAGAAGAATTATCTTGTCCCCTTTGTTAATGTTGTTCAGTCATTTAAGGGTAGTTACAGAGCTGACTGAAGTACTGCatgatacgtgccactagtccacaAGTTGAGTGATACTAATATTTGTAGAAAatgcatggtaagattttttttccTATTGTGTCACTAGTCTGTCTTTTTCATACATTTTTCCTAAATAAACTACATTGTTTACTATGTTAACATAATGCTCTTCAACAGAAGGTCTGAAGTGTTGTTGTGCCTGCGCCGATGGATATGCATGGTGAAATGAAATTTTTTTGCCATGAGAATACCAATTTCAAATATAGGTACTTGACTAAACGCGAGCCAGATGGAACGCTTAAAATTGAAGGATGGAGGCAAATAGTGAATGAGCGGAGGCCAGAAATTGGAGCCCGATGGATCTCTGTGCTCCATAACGGAGATGGAGTGGGTTTCCTATTCTTTTATATTTTCCCTAAAAGAGAGGAGTAGGTCGTAGTACTTGTCATGATCGGTAATAACTAACTATATTTGTACCGCCGATCGTATTATGACTACTATGTGCTGGGAAGCTATCTACCTAGGATGATACAATTTCTTGGTGCATTTTTAGTCATGATTGATACCAATTAGCTAGTGGTTAAcatatgatgattataatgatgagaCATTGTTATATTATTATGAtgttgctgctactgctgctgataATGATGAGACATTGTTGTATCATATACTTTCAATGTTGCATTTTATGTTGGACTGTATTAAAGCCTATATAACAGTTGTATAAATAATGCATAAATACGCCAAAAAATACAAAGAGTTTGTTTTAGTGCCTGGTCCAGACCCCGCGTTACTACTAACAGAAGTAGTAGTAGTCGGGGTGCCACCCGCATTGGTACTTTCCTGTTAGCTGTAGCGTGGAAGTAGTAACGCGGCCACCCGCGCTAATAGTAGAGTTTTACCTCAGGCCACCTAGTAGTGTCCCCATGTTCGACAGCCTGCTCATCGGACTACGGGGAGCCCCAGAGGTATATTATTCTCCCATATATTCCCTATGTTCGGCTGCGCCTCTCATCAGAGTGGCAAAGAAGGTGCTTCAGGTGGAGGGAAAGGAGGTTGCTCACTTCCGTGAAGCCGAGGTCGGGGTCAATGATGGTATGCACTTGTGCTGAACCCGTCAAGTCACCGGCTGTGCACATAAGCGATGCGTCGGCGATGGCCTTCCTGGAACCCAAGCGGGCGGCCTCCCATATTCTAATTTTCCTCGATGTTGGTGACGGACGTGGACGCACTGGCCATCGACTCATCGATCTCCGGGTAGCTGGCTTCTTTCTCCATCGACCGGGCGCGGTTCCGCCAACATTGACGGTGAATGGCACGGTGACTGGCATTGTCCATGGCAGCCACGATGCCCATTCTGCCATGCTCCCCCACGTGCCTGCCGGGAGCAACTCACTACTCCTTTGCGATCTGGCTTGGAGAGGAGAGTTGTTGAACCATGGGCCGActaggagtggcaacttgctcCGTCAGGCTAGGCAAGGGAGGTGGAAAAAGAAGTTGCCTGGCTCGTATCCGACGGGCTCGGTGGGCCACCTGGTCGGCTTTTATGCTGGAGAACTGATCTTCTTCCTCGCTGGATGGCATGAACAATGTTGAGAAAATGGTGCAACTTGGAGATGGGGAACCGAGTTGTGATGCGATTCTTacccggcgtctggcctcgtttaaatagtgGGCTGATAGGAGAAGCTTGCTCGTCATTGTGTTCAATGTCGACCCGCTCTTGAACGGACATGTGGTCGGATTAGGTTTCTCGGCACACGTGCGGGTTTAAtcgaggcatttgaatgcggcgaGGAAGCATGTTCAGCCGGGTGTCCAGCGGGCGTAGGGCCGGTCCTAAGATTTTTGGGGCCCGGGACAAGACCAGAACCTCAGGCCCTTAATATAAATATCAAAAAAAATATACTTGATACATGTATATGTGAAATGTTTTAATAAACACTAAAGTGCATccaaaatcaaataatttatatatttaACTTAAATCTTTCTTCTAATATTTTTAGATGCAACTACATTAATGATGGTACGGAGTGGATATTAATATCATTCAGAAATTTCTAACAAAGTTAACAAACCATTAAACCTCTCTTGGGACAATTACAAACCTCACATTGTTTTTCATCTATAGCTATCTAAAAGATGCACATGCTTTCTACAGTATGACAACAAACAATCACATAATGTATCAT is a genomic window containing:
- the LOC123089315 gene encoding classical arabinogalactan protein 4-like, which translates into the protein MARFAVLAATIALLAVATAAQGPIPAPRMAPLPAPPARSPATAPAPVSTPPTAASPSPMASPPAPPTDAPTDAPSAMTPSTVSATPSGAPVGAPTGTPASSAVYSSAASFVAVAGAVAAAIVF